The Apostichopus japonicus isolate 1M-3 chromosome 14, ASM3797524v1, whole genome shotgun sequence region TGTCTCACTTCAGCTGAACTTTGACCCCTACCCCAAAGTTTAACAGAAGTGTCAAATAAAATGTGACACAGTCAaatgcaaaaactttctttaaagCTGGCAGAGAAGTCTGCATCAATCCTCAAAATTGATGTGACCTAGATATGGTtgtttggactttttttttttccttttctggaAGCAAAACTTTTCATTACTCATTTAGTCAGATTGTAAATCAGAGTAAATCAGagtaaaatttaacaaaaagaaagaataaagagTGGAAATCTAAGATATGAGAGTTTAAAATACATTGTGATGactttattttcatatgttaaaCCAGaagagcatatttaaaaaatcatAATGAAATAGGAAAATTGTAATacagaaaaatgataaaatcaaGTAAGATAAGAGAGCCCAATCAAATTTCACAGCACAGCTCATGTGGTGTCAATGAGAATCAGCACACAGGTGGTTCTGAATCATAACCTGATGCTTGTTATCAGTTTATTTTTTGGAGGCTGGCTGATCTTTAGTTTAAGCTATTCCATACATTGATTTCAACACAGTAGTTTAGTCACAGACAGCTGTGGGCATTTAATCACTGCTGCTTTATGAGGTAATGTTACATGAATTGTGCAAGAAgtacaaaagagaaaaagaatcaACTCATTACAAGAGCTTTGTTAGTTGGACAGCTTAGTCGATGCCATGATACACCACAGTAATGTAAGCAAGGACTAAAcagtcagggaataatttgtgAAGAAACTGGGGAAAACACTGATGATGtcataacagtatatatatactcaatGTAAGACTGGCCTGGATCAGATGAATAACACTTTTGTCTGTTCAACGTATCAATATGGAGTAATCCTGCTAGTTAATCACTTTAATAAATGTAACATAATATCTTTCATTAACCCTTAGACCTGAACAACCTGGCAGTGTAAGGTAGTAATAATATATAAGTGGttatataataataagtatTAATGATAAATAGGCAGTATATAATAGGGCAATGATAAAGATGACAGTGCATGTCACCTGACCTGACCAAGTAACAACTGATCAAACCCGTCATTTCTGTGATTCACATTGCAATGAACGGCAATTAGTTTTTAAGCTCATTAACAATGAGATCGTTTCTTGAACAACCTGATTATTATGCATTTCAGGATACGACCAAGGGTAATTTAAGATTCTATAATGAGTAACTATCCCTCTGAAACAAAAAGACGAGTGATTTCCTTCttacaaaagaaataaattaaaaaagacCTATCCAGATAGGCCTATTTACACTACAATTGGAATTTCTGACGGATTCATAATAATGCCTTACGAAATTAAATTGCGAGTCGGCAGTTCTTTAATTCACTCAAGTTACAAgaaaaatgaatacaaatatcACTTCCTGGTGCTCCTTGCAAACACAGACACAAAGggcaaaatttttcttctgaACAGGGAAAAGAGAAAATTTTATAAGTGAAAGTTCCTATATGCATCATCACAGGGAGTGCACAATAGCACAACACTGTCACACATTTCTTTCTGCTTTTAATCACAATAAATTTGAGCAAAGCATCAATTAAAAGTAACTAGTTAACTAACTAGACTGTCTGATTTTAAAAGTAAGTCAACTTGCTTTACTACGAAACACACTGTACCCAATGTCCTGCTTAAGTTTGAATTGTTAAAGTGTTCTTAGTGGCTGTTAATTGCTCTCATTTATGAAACTATTGATACTGTCATGCAAATATAGATGGCTGTTGATAAAAACAGTTTCAGCGCTCTCTTTGGCGTGAAATACTTACAATACTGATGCTGCGAGAAATATTTCTAGTTTAATTCACTCactaaatctttttttttacaagtttcaaagagcttaaaagaaaaaagacaaacatCCAATATGCCAAGTCTTACGATTACATTTTACACCAAAACCCATGATATTGAGACacctaatttgatgaaaaaagaaaataatagtaATTAAAATACCATTTATTTGTTGTAATTCAGTagaaagatgaatgaaaatTCCATTTTCTGTAAGGCAGTATGGTTAGAGTACATCCTGATTTGAGCCcttttaggaattttttttgaaagaaCTTAGAAACTTGActgtttttttcatattttcgcAGACCAACTTGCAACTTGATTCTACTGTTGTACTACCGTAATATCCAGTCACCCTGTAACTCATAGCAATGTGGACATTGCCATTTTTCCCTTTGAGATCATGTAAATTTTGAAACAAGCAATGTAACAGATTTACTGTGGAGTGCAAGAAATGAAATCGCACCTCTACTCGAATATTTGAGAATTGCTTAATCGAACGATAGGTTATATGTGTCAAGACTCTAGCAACCAGCATATTATACTTGCATCACTACTGACGGTCATTGGTGCTTCTAACTTCAAAGAAAAGTCCAGGCAAAAacttctttttgatatgttacagagcaacataatctaagcattctagtgaaatttgcattcaattcttatgtaccgtttttgagatattgacagttgatattctaccaaaagtgaaatTGAAGCAAACAGAACCTGTCtaatgaaattttgacctggactattcttttaaagcTAGCGACAAAGTTTAAACTTAAATTGCTAGATATCACTTCCAGGACAACATGCTAACAAAATATTGTAAGCTTTTCCCCTTTTGCCATCACCAATGTCTtatcacccccccccgcccccaaagATGATACCACTCCATTGTCTAACGACCCCTACACAGATCCCTCTCTGCTCTCTTATGACCCACCACACAGATCCCTCTCTGTTGTCTTATGACCCCCACACAGACCCCTCACCGTTATTTTATGACCTCCAGACAGGCCCCTTTCTGTTGTCTTATGACCTCCAGACAGACCCCTCTCTGAATCCCCTCTCTCAGCATCGCTGCTCTTTTCAAACTGaagcacacaaaaaaaagatttgtttttttctgaagtAAGAAAAACAAATCTTATGATGCACCTAAAAATAGCCCTCTTTGATGCTCGGGTTAACTTCCTTCATATCGGTCTAGAATACAGTTCACACTCCTCCCCCGTCCCCCTCACCCGTTCCCCAATAAAAAACACCAAAGCACTTCTACTTTGATTTAGATGCATGTACAGCAGATACACATGTTTGTATGTTAACTTTGGTAACATCAAACATCCCTGTAGGGTGGTGGGGCCTCTTCTTCCAAGTTTGACACTGGCACATCACTCATGGTAGTGAACTGCATGCTTGAATTTGTCGGTATGGGCCCCTTTTGGGGTAAGGCAGCCGCACCTTCTTCGTAATCTCCCGACAgctgaaaagaagaaaacagtgCTATGGATGTAACTTTAGGATTGCACTTGGGGTTTACTGTTTAACTCCACCAGAAATAAATCCTGAAGATTTCCAAgatttctgttgttgttgttaacaaTGCAGAGCGTGTGATATTGCTCTGTACCTTGAACACTTGAAAAAGATTATAAAAGCTGACCGGTTTTGACCACACTTCACTagcgggatttttttttattgcacttTTCATCACACTGACTTTTGTAATGAAAAATGacgataataaatatatatttcaatactGGCAGTTAGTTGCTTCCATAGGTAATACAGCATTTTGGGGAAATTATTCCTCTGAGTTTGAAAAGGAAAGCAAAGAAGAGAAAACCTCTAATCGTTAACAGTTGCTTGTTCAGTGTTTAACGATTACTATGATCGACTACATAGGACAAACCCTTTGCCCACCAGCATGAAACGTACTGTAACAGAGTGAGTTCAGGTTTTCTCTTCCAGTCCATGAAATCTTAAACTCACAAATTTGAACTACTGTACGTTATTGTATGTTTCCTCTCTTGTCGAGTGGAAAGAAATTTTCAACGGTCTGAAAGTTGTTTtcgtatttatttatttccaccAAAGCCTGTCAACTCAGAAAAGAATCTCTTGCAGTCTGAGAGCATTGGGGAACGATCAGCAAaaatagtgggggggggggggggagttttcATCCAAGTTGGGCACAGCTACCTAACATTTAACGATAGTTTGAcctacagtaactactgtattaGAGGTGAATGTAATCTTAGCATGATCCTGGTCAAGATTATATAACCCTAGCATCCCCTGGGGCAAAAAAAGAATGAAGggattgaatgcaaattttacTCGGACGATTGCGATAACAGTGTTCCTTTTACAGACCGTCTAAAACTAAATTTATCGGTGGGGGACAATTGAAATTAACAGCAACCGGAATATGTCACGGTTGGAAACATATGTCAGAAAAAGAAATGGCCATAAAAGTATGGACATGGCATGACCTGTGTCTTTTAACTGCCAAAGTGTACATATTTTGACATCGAATAAATGTCCTTTCAGGgagccaaaaaaaagagaaaaaaggaagGACTCACTCGTTCCCCTTGACTCCTGTAAACGGCTCTCATGTTCTCTCGTCCAGCACGAAGGTTCAAGTAATGTGAAATCACGCAGAGTAAACAGGACGCCTAAAGACAAAATGGACAAAACGTTTCTGACGGTTAAGTTACATCCATGCAGCTGGAATTGAGAGGATGACATCAATACCAACGGGAAACACAGGGCATGAAACTTTACAAATACTGCTGTATGGCCATGGTATTTCTCAGATCCTCATATGGAGTAAATTTACAGATGGCCTTTGAATGCACTAGAATGTGAGGGATGAAAACAAAAGATCTTCTGCAGGGCATCCATACCTTAAGCTAAACTACCGCTTCAAAGAAACAGCTCCTTCAATGAAATCTGCTCTAAAGTGCGACCCCGCCCTCTAATCGAAACAAGGTCTTGTTGCTTCAGAAATCCTTCCAAATAATTTTCTGTCATGCACCGCCAAAAAAAGTTTAATAAATTAAGGATGGAAATCATGGAATAATTTGATCAATCACGCCAGAATTTAAAATATACATATCGTTTTAAAAGCCCTCGTTAAAGGTTTTGATCAGACACACGCCGCTGGAAAATAATGTTGGATAACTGATTAGCAAAACTTACGTCGACAAAAAGGAAAGTAAGCATGATTCCAAGCATTATCAGTGTTTCAACACTTAGGAGGAGAagctgaaagaaaaaaaaagaacgttCAGAAAATACTGTACAACCAATCCAGGTAaaggattttcaaaaatgtcATGAATATCCATACTGATAAAAACAGCCAATCCAGGTACAGCACTTTCAAaatgtaatgcatattcatactgacattaaaaaaacacaacCAATCCACGTTCAGCATTTTCAAAATGAACTGAACATCTTTAAATGCACCTGTAATATTCTGGGTACAAATTAAGAGTACAAATTTCTTTATATGTTCTTTACAAATACAAACTCTATCACTAAACTAAATTTTCAAATCTACCTtaacttttcttctcttttcacttttaacattttaaaaatcacaCTTTTGTGCAATTTTGTTTCGTATATCGCCTTCATCCCCTAccacccctccccgcccctTTATCTTCCATGGGTTCCATGAACCACACCTAACAAAGTAACAAGACCCAAGGTAACTTCAATATAAAAATCACAGAGAAAAATTGGCCCAACAGGAAAAGGTGGGACTTTGAGAAATTAATCTTCAAGCTAAGATGACTTTGAAATTGTCCACAACAGAAATTAAATCACTTAAAGCAGCTCTTACTTCTACTAAAAGGATAAAAAAGTGATGTCGTGGTCAGCATATTGGATCATATTATTTAGTATTTGATTGTCAAGCTTATCACGACCACCGTACTGTACCATAACAGGAGAGGAAAAAACAACTGGAGTTAGACTTACCACCAAGAGCACACTCAAGATAGCCAGCAAGGTCTCAATAACGACTATGATACCAAACAGGACCATGAATGGTACAAGAAGATAGGCTTTGTGCTGTGTAGAaataaaaacagagaaaaacataaatataaggTCGATGagatttcaactttttttgttCCAGTTTTGGTTTCCTAGGAAAACCGGACCCATAAAATTGCTTTCCCCAGACCAGAAAATGAACATGTTTAGCGGTTTGGATGCCATAAGCCATACgcgtgaatattcataaaccTGAGTACACCAACAAGGGATCATCTATTGACTCATGCAGCTCAACATATTGAGGAAGGTACCAAGAATCGGTTGTCATGTTTTGATTAAAGTctatttatagttttatttcTTACAATCCTTTCACCTTTCAAATAATGCACGGCAAATAaatactacagtatagtacataCATTCCCTCTTGTCAACTTCACAACACTATAACCTAACAGTTGTATATGTGGGCTCTGAAGCTGCTCTTATGAGGATTTCACCAAAGTCGTAATAGACTAGttgttttttctcatctttCAATTACCTTTGCTTGTTTAAAAATGAAGTATGTACAGAGGTCTCTATATTTCCTAAGCATGTTGATCCTCCTTTTCCCCTATGTAGCTTGAGAAACTAAGTTTTTGAACATTCCATTCTCCGCACAATTCGACAAATATCAAGTAAAATGAGACAGGgaaagaggagaagaaaaaggcagaaaaaaatatgaagtgCACTCACTTACAGTGAGTGCACTCACTCAAGTGCACTCACTTAAGTGCATAAGGAACTCCCTTAACTTGCAGTTagttattttaaattatatGCAGCATACAGCTctaataatttatttatgtaGTAGAGGTGCTGCGATGCAATATTCCATAATGGGTTAACAATGTTAAATTACAATCATTATTCGTATCAAGGTTTATCTTGAATATCATAAGAAGGCCAGCTTGGTACTGTACCTTGCAAATAATTGGTTCACACCATAGTTTGCACTGTGTGAAACATTCCATATACACAATATCATGATGGCTATATTGTGCCTTATACACCTATTGGATAACTACTTTGAagagtttcatatatatatatatatatatatatatatatatatatatagatcacaGCAATTTTTCCATCTGAAAACTAAGTTTTCATGTCTCAAAATGTGAGGGATGGAACGTTGAACTAATTTATGATTTCTTTCTCCCTTAATTTTGacttaaaaaacattttttggaACTTTTATTGCATTCCTAATTTATAACTCCAAGTTTGAACATGAATACGAGAAAAGAACTTGAGATCAACCGATCTCATCTAGAGTTACAGTAACTTAAGTTTTCTATAATCAAATCCTGTCAATCTTgcaaaatcattgtaatttatgACGTAATCAGCATTTTGGTCTAACACAGACTCATAAACTAATCAACTTCAATTATTTCCACTGCTACTGTACAAAACCAAAAGTGAATGTGCCCGATGGAATTAACATCTTAATTGAAGTTTCCTGGTTGTCCGGGTTTTGGCAGCTCTTACCCTAATGTAGCGCTGAGTGAGCCGCTGACTATGCTAGCAACTAAGTGAACAACATAGTAACACTGGTTACCAAGTAAGGAATTTGTGCAGAAAAAATACAACCCTCTGAGTAACATCCAGTAAGTGTTATTTAGAAAACAAACCAAAGTACCAAACAATTGTAATCAAACTCTACAGGTCAGGTGAACAATTTCCTTCTGGAGTTTCTGAATAACTACCTGAATTATGAGCAAAGCGATATGTTGTTAAATATTAACACACAAGTTATTATGTGAGGAGTAATGTAACCAATTGATAGTTCATGGAGCCCAACTAAAAGAGCATGCACATTCAATCACCTATAGACTTCTCAGTAATGCAGGGAAAAAAATACTCATGATTCTACAACCATCTGGTTACAAACCATCTGGTTACAAACCATCTGGTTAAAAACCAACTGGTTTAACCATCTGGTCACAAACCAACTGGTCACAAACCATCTGGTTACAAACCATCTAGTTACAAACTATCTAGTTACAAACTATCTAGTTATCATGCATCTTCAGTTCTTCACCATACACTTAAAGTCCTTTGTCCTTTGTGTGTTGTTGTCACAATAGAGTAGGACAGTGTATTTACTATTGGTGATTGTTAGCTTGGTCATCTATTATACGAGTGAACAAGCTTTTGTGTATTAAAACTTTTAATCCGGGGACCTAGTCAGATCTAGAATAGAGATGTTGGCTATGTAGTAGGAATGTGCCACCATTGAATGGACAGGTGTATAAATAATGAGTAGTTAGGCTTGGGTAGATTGAGAATGCTATAGAATTGCTCACAGTGTCCAGGTGAACCTATTATCTGCACTAATAGATGcaacatattttctttacaatggATTAGCCAATTCATGTAGGCTTGTGTGGAGCAAACATCTCACTCAGAGCTGAAACATCATGCTGTGAGAGTCATATGATTTCTATGTGTCTCTCAAGTTAGGCCTAATATTATTTTTAGTCCCTGCAGTGTATAGTACTTGACGATATGACAGAACAGGAGATTCGGAGGGCAGTGACCGCTAGCAGGAACACTGGGGGCGCAGTGCaactgtgtttgtgtgtgtgtgtgtgtgtgtgcccgGGCAGGAAACAGGTATTAAGAGAGAAAAATAGTAAGTAAATTTGCATGAACCTTAAACAAGTTGGGGCTTTTCATACTTTACCTTTAGAATGCCAATTATGAGGCAAGCTCCGGCTGCTAACAACAGTAAACTGATAATCAGCTCCACATACCAGAGAGTACTCTCCACTTCTAACGCAATCTCACTCTCTGTAATATTGTGTTCCGTATTAAAGTCGCGTTCTAAAGATTAAACAGAAACTCATTAATCATCATGATTTggtaatttaataataattcaaaataGGGTATATGTTGCAGAAATATCAAAAACAAGAGGGGAAACAAACCCAGTGGAACGTAAGTCaccatatttttatttccacTTTCCCCAAATTTATCGTCATTTTATAAACCCGAGCTCAGATTCTTAAAATACCTATATCGATAACATCACTTTCAATATTTCTGAATTAGCATAAATAGTCATAACTTTCTGACCAAATAGCAAATTGCTCAAATTTGCCAAACTAGTGTTAAATtgcaaaatgataattttttgtGTTACAACTTGTTGTTGACATGAAATTCAGATGTAACTACTATAAATTTATACCCCCAAATAGGTATAATGATGAATTGATAGTGCTCTACAACATACCAAGTCTAACACATCTCTCTCACAGTGTACATGTTAATTAATTGGTCATAGTCGTATTCAGATGTAACATACTATAAGTTTATACCCCCAAATAGGTATAATGATGAATTGATAGTGCTCTATAACATGTACCAAGTCTAACACATCTCTCTCACAGTGTATATGTTAATTAATTGGTCATAGTCCTATTCAGATGTAACTACTATAAATTTATACCCTCAAATAGGTATAACGATGAATTGATAGTGCTCTATCATATACCAAGTCTAACACATCTCTCTCACAGTGTATATGTTGGTCATAGTCCTATTCAGATGTAACTACTATAAATTTATACCCCCAAATAGGTATAACGATGAATTGATAGTGCTCTATCACATACCAAGTGTAACACATCTCTCTCACAGTGTACATGTTAATTAATTGGTCATAGTCGCTTTGCTTAATATTTATAGACAACCAAATTTGATGATCAGACAACCAGAAAAGAATCCTTAAATATTTAGACCTGACGTTGCATTCTGACAAGAAGTGAAGGACATGTGATTGCTATGGTTTGTAATTACTGCCAGGCTGTACGGCTAAGTTCGTTCCCTATCTAATGACACTGTAGATCAGGCAGTTCGAAGCGCACCATTACAGTTACTTTATAGAGTATAATTTTCCCCAACGAGAAGTCGTGCATATCTCTTAAAAATGCTAAGCAAACTAATAATGTAACCATGGCAGTActccatgtacagtatacacttTCACTGAAAATGGGACCATACTGTAGCTGTTTAAAGATTTAACTTCAGGGCTGAAATTTTCATCCGTACACTTAAAAGGGTTATCCAAAagacttttttttgttttttcttttgctgaaGAAAGAGGCACTGTTCTAAGCAAATCTGGTGAAATTCATATTGAATTCCTACGTATCGTTTTTGAGATAACCacatttgaagttgacatgTTTTATACAAATAGTTAACTTGAAGTGCCACATTTTTTTACAAGTCGTTCTTGAAAATAAGCATCTAATTTATTATCTTCAAAAGTAGGATGCATTAACTGATGAAATAATACACTCGCACAGTTATAGGGAACTTCGCATTCCCAATAAAGCAAGGTTGGAACCCtgtccaatccaaggtcaaatcagtACATTTAtggtaaagaaagaaaaacattttgctCCCATTGTGTATCTATGACATCCAGGTCTGTCTGCTTAAAAGTTCACACGTTTTTGTTACCAGCTGTGACATTTGCATGACATCTTGAGAATGCCATGTGGAATTAGATCTGCTAAATTTGAGAATGCATTCCTCTGTACTATCCTTTTGTCCATTAATCGCAGGTAGAGGATGAAGATAAGGAGCTTTGCAATGGTTTTGATGTGCCCAGCCCACTTATTGTTAGTAGAAGTCAAATAGTGCCCAAGTATTTACAGTACAGCATTTCTGATTTATGGTGTGGACAACTTGGCGACTTAATGTCAAACACTGTAAGTAAAACCTAACCTAACAGAttagtatacatgtattgtgTCAATTGGACTCAATTGGTGATCTTGCCTTTGTGTCTTAAACGAGAACGGTATTGTTTGAACAGAAGCTCTTTGATAAGATTGTTTACAGTAATTGCAATTGAGTTAACATGGTTGTCCCAGTTATTGGCATTTTGGGTTCATTATGTTCAATTATAATGAAGTATTTGGAGTTTAAGGGTGTCTACATTTACGGAATGACAAAGTATCACTACATGCTTTTTTGGTTTAGCAGCCCTATAAATTGATCAGACATATATTTGATAGAAATGCTAAATTGCAGAATACCCAACAAATCTTGAATCTCACAGACTATGACCTGAATTTCTCAATATGCACTGTGTGTAGGGGTTGTGGGGTATTCTGCAATTGCCCTAATGGAAACTCACCTTGTTCAATCAGAAATTCCTCTAAAACTGTTCCGAGTATTCTTAAAATAGCACATACCTGTGGAAAGAGGAGAGACTAAATATAAGGCCATTTGACAAACCTATACGTTAAGTTCCAATGAAATAGAAGAAATAACACAGCCATGATCATTAACTGTTCATAACGTGTAATTGATTTAACATTGAGCAATTCACAAGGCAAAGATCTTTCCCACAAGGTTTGCAGAGAGATGAAATTTGCAACCAAATGTATCTttgctaggcctaggctactgtacatgcagtagtaggcctatgcttacatacatgtatgtaaatgtaCGTAAATGTGCGTACTGTGTTAGGCTGTACGTGTGACTGCACTCATAGACGCTGTAGGAATTATACAGTAAACATCAGTGCATGCGCTTAGTTCCAGGAGATTGTTTCCCGTTTCAAACAGATTGACATCTGACAATTACCTACCGTATAAAGAAGATATTGGATTGGCCTAATGCTGTTTCTAGCAGAATCTGGTCGAACCATCGATTAAATCATCTAGGTGATGGTTAGAACTTAACCACCGAGCAAATCAGCGAGATTGCCATCATCGatattttctaaaataatattattgcGCATACTATGGCGAAATTACAGCATAGCC contains the following coding sequences:
- the LOC139979383 gene encoding uncharacterized protein — protein: MAFLNLPWDKCWCFNTVRAGSIASAIYALVCAILRILGTVLEEFLIEQERDFNTEHNITESEIALEVESTLWYVELIISLLLLAAGACLIIGILKHKAYLLVPFMVLFGIIVVIETLLAILSVLLVLLLLSVETLIMLGIMLTFLFVDASCLLCVISHYLNLRAGRENMRAVYRSQGERLSGDYEEGAAALPQKGPIPTNSSMQFTTMSDVPVSNLEEEAPPPYRDV